From a region of the Flavobacterium branchiarum genome:
- a CDS encoding GNAT family N-acetyltransferase produces the protein MENSYQISEISHKDFDSVKDIIYESKLIDEKLLTLENAVLFIKDKLSRNKAKIFATKHKDTPVAFIVLYYKVSTVSKIKYNWHISYLYVKPDFRRKYIGKEIMMKCIDYAKKTKVDHISLNTSTDNFAAHQLYENFGFVQTNFISNYYYYEMKIIK, from the coding sequence ATGGAGAATTCATATCAAATTTCAGAAATAAGTCATAAAGATTTTGATTCTGTAAAGGACATAATTTACGAGTCTAAATTAATAGATGAAAAACTTCTTACTTTAGAAAATGCAGTGCTGTTTATCAAAGATAAACTGAGCCGAAATAAAGCTAAAATTTTTGCCACAAAACATAAGGATACTCCTGTTGCTTTTATAGTTCTATATTACAAAGTAAGTACAGTTTCAAAAATAAAATACAATTGGCACATTTCATATTTATATGTCAAACCAGATTTTAGAAGAAAATACATTGGAAAAGAAATTATGATGAAATGTATCGATTATGCAAAAAAAACCAAAGTTGATCATATTTCATTAAACACCAGTACTGATAATTTTGCTGCACATCAACTTTACGAAAACTTTGGTTTTGTACAAACAAATTTTATATCAAACTATTATTATTATGAAATGAAAATAATAAAATAA